TGCAAATCTCTTGAACCGTCGTATAGGAAACGGAGAACTCTTCGCCCGTGGAAATTCTTTGCGCTTTACAAGAACGGCCATTCAAAAGGCCTTGGATCTTTTGGCAAGAAGCTGTGACGTTGTTTTCGCCATCATACTTCATAATACCACGTGTGATAATATTGTTATAAGCATCCAACGTCGCCTGAGTACAGGCCCCATTATCGACGCCAGCATCTTTTTCATTTTTAGCACAAGCCGAAAGAGCCAAAGCTCCCGCCACCAAAACCAACACCCCTAAACGCATAACCCCTCACTTTTTAATTTGAAGGGCTCACTATAAAGGAATGGACTCCACACTTAAATGGAAATGGGTGGAGTCTGCAAACACTCCTTGATCGTCAAAAAACTCGACACCGAAGCCTGCCGAAAACCATTGTCCCCCTGGCTAAAACAGTCCCCAGCACGAGATAAAGAACACGCGACCGAGTCCGACCAAGAGTCCAAAACTCTTCCGCCCCTTCTCCTCACGCCCGCCCGGAATAAGTTTTCTCTAAATTGGTCACATATCCATATGGTGATGTTATTCCCATCAAAGAAAGCCTATTTAGCTTTTATTAGAACGCTTACTTCTCTTCTTGTAAGTTTACTCTCAAAGCTTAAAGGAAAATCCTTAAAAGGCCTTTTTAACCTTCGCCCCTTTACCAGGATTCTTTCCTGGGGAAGGGATTTTAGAAATGTCATTCACTATCATGAACTCAATGATATGGAGGCTCGTGGGTTTCAAAGACCCAAGAAGAAAGCAAAGACCTCTTAGCAGAAGCCTAAGAGCTTAAAAAACATATGCAGATGTAATGGTATAACTGACTACCAGCCATCCCTCTCCCTCTGATTATGGTAAACCTATAAGTTGACCTTAATCAGAGGGTGAAGAAATAAATCTCTTCACTTGCCGAAGTGGCGTACTTTGATTCTTATTGGGGCTTTGAAAGAAAGCTTGTACTAAATGCCGAAAGGCCGGCCCGGATGGCCGGAGGCACCCACGGCGGAGCCACCACCAAACCTCACCCCACAATATGTCGCGGCTGCATCAGCCAGAGCAATTTCGCGGAGCCTGGGGTCACCGTTTTGAAGCTCTCGATTTTTAAACAGAGCATTCCGCTCTTCTTTAGTTCCAGCAATGCTTCCGTCTGGCCCGACATCAGGAAGCTTGCCAGAATGCTCAGCTGAGGTTCGTGGCCGACAATGAGGATGCGCTTATGCTCGTCCCCATGGGCCCGGAGCCAGCGCTTAAAGGCATGGGGAGGACTTGTTGGCACAAGCTCGGCAGCCTCGACGACTTTGGTTTCAATAAAGATCTGCGACACGAGTTCGGCCGTCTGACGGGCGCGAGTAAAAGGACTTGAAACGATGAGATCAATTTCATCAATCCAATCACGCAACTTCATAGCGACCTTTTGGGTGCGTTTACGGCCCTTCATGGTTAAAGGACGCAAAGCATCTTCGGCATTCTTCTTGGCAAATTCCTCACGGTCTTCAGCGAGACCGTGGCGCATAATAATCAATTCCACAACACCTCAAGATTCTCCGCTGGAATTGCTTTCTTCAATGTTTTTCGCGCGCTGCTTGGCAAGCTGCATGAGCACTTGCTGCACGCCCGGCTCATTTGACTTACGTTGGATATAATTGCCTTCGGATGTCATTTGCCAGCTCTGGCGTTCGTCTTTCAAAGATAGTTGCAAAATTTCCCAGATTTTCTCACGAGCACCACGATCGATGATCGGCACCACCGCCTCGACCCGCGCATGCAGGTTGCGATACATCCAATCGGCCGAGCCAATATAAAATTCTCCGTCGATAGGATCTGCAGCACCATTTCTGAAATAGAAAATGCGCGAATGCTCTAGGAAGCGGCCGATGATCGAAGTCACCCGCAAGCGTTCGCTCATGCCCGGAACTTTCGGACGCAAACAGCAGAAACCGCGCACGATCAAATCAATCTCAGCGCCTTTTTGCGATGCTTGATAAAGCGAAATCGCAATATCGTTTTCTTCCATATTGTTAAACTTAGCAATGATCTGCGCCGGCTTGCCAGCCTTCGCAAGCTCGCCTTCGCGCTCAATCATGGCTTTAAAGCGCGGGAACATATTCACCGGCGCTACCAATAATTTCTCGTAAGAGTTTTTCAATGAACGACCCGTGAGGTAATGGAAGAACTCAACGATCTCGTTGGTCAGCTCCTCGCGCGCAGTCAGTAATCCTAAGTCCGTGTAAAAACGCGACGTCGTCACGTTGTAGTTGCCGGTTCCGATGTGCGAATAGCAATGCAGTCCTTCGCTTTCTTGACGAACGACCAACGCCGTCTTCGCGTGCGTCTTCAATCCCACAACTCCGTACACCACGTGAACGCCGGCATTTTCAAGCTCCTGCGCCCAGTAGATATTTCTTTCTTCATCAAAGCGCGCTTTCAGCTCAACCAAGCAAACAACTTGCTTACCTGCTTCCGCCGCACGAATCAGGGAGCGGATAAACGGCGAATTGTCGCCGGTACGGTATAAAGTCATTTTGATCGCTAATACTTTTGGATCATCCGAAGCCAAGCGAATAAACTTCTCGACCGTCGAAGAAAAGCTTTCATACGGGTGATGCAAAATATGATCTTGAACTTTAATCGCACCGAAGAAACCATTGGCGTCATCCACCGCAAGTGTCGGCGGCACAACCGCTGTCCACGGCTCGTATTTAAGCTTCGGCAGATTCAAAGTATCGTAGACCATGTTCAAATCCGTGTAATCAAGCTCGCCTTTAAGTTCGTATAGGAACTCTTCAGACAGCTCGAGCTCTTCCATCAAAAACTGAATCATCCATGGATCTGGATTTGGCCCATGCTCCAAGCGCACCACTTCGGCAAAGCGACGCTGACGGAGTTCTTCCTCGATCGTCTCGAGCAAATCTTCACTGTCTTCTTGATCGTGCTCAGAGTCCGCATTACGAGTCAGACGAAATGCCATGGCACTCGTGACTTGCATTGATGGAAACAAATCCGCGAGATTTTCGCGAATGACTTCCACGAGACTCACGAAGCGATAATTCACGCCGTCTGGATTGGCACGAATCCACTGCGGCAACACTTTCGGAATCTTCACGCGAGCAAAAAGTTTTTCATCGCGCTCTGGATGCTTCAGTGTCACACCCAGCGAAGTTGAAAGATTTGAAATAAATGGAAACGGATGTCCTGGATCCACCGACAGCGGCGTCAACACAGGAAAGACGTTTTTATGATAATACTTCTTTACCAGCTCTTTTTCTTTAACCGCGAGGTCTTTCCACTTGATGAGATGAATTCCCTCTTCAGCCAGGGCCGGCTTGAGTTTTTTTTCAAAGCAAGTGTCTTGCTCGGCAATCATCGGCGTTACGATCTGACGGATCGCCGTCAACTGCTGCTGCGGAGTCTGCGCATCGGAACTTTTCGGCGCAATCCCGTAAGCCACTTGCCGCTTAAGGCCCCCCACGCGTTTCATGAAAAACTCGTCCATGTTCGAAGACGAGATGCTTAAAAAGCGCAGACGCTCCAATAAAGGATTGCGAGAATCCTCGGCCTCAGCCAATACACGACGATTAAAATGCAACCAACCGACTTCACGGTTGGTGAAGAGTTTTTCAGATGACAATGGGTGTTCAACAACCTTGGGCTTTCGCGTACTGCGTTTTTTGCTGGTTGTTTTCTTGCTGCTGGAAGGCTTTGGCCCTATCATCGCTGGACTCCTAAAGGATTATTTTCCCATTAAACCCTCTCATTTGGCAACGGGGCCTAAGGTCAACAAGATGCAAAACACACCGCGCGAACACAATCTTATTCAAAACCTAAAAAAACTCGTGAACCGACACAGCCCCCGCACCGTCGTCCCACTGGGTGATGATGCTTTTGTGTTCAAAAGCTTTGCTGAAAATACGGTCATGGCCCAGGACATGATGGTCGAAGGTGTTCACTTTAAAACGAACTACTTCAGCCCAGCAGACCTTGGGTATAAGGCTCTTGCAGTGAACTTAAGCGATCTTGCGGCCATGGGGGCAAAACCCCACTTTGCGCAGGTTTCCCTGGCCGTGCCGAAAGACGTGGACGAAAACTGGATCCTGAGTTTTTACTCGGGCATGACCGCTCTTGCGGACCAGTTCGGGGTGGAAATTGCCGGCGGAGATCTCAGCCAAAGTCCCGGTCCAATTATGGTCGATGTCAGTGTCATTGGCGAAGTCGGCGAAGCCTACACTCGCTCTGGCGCGGAACCCGGCGATTGGCTGGCGGTCACCGGCCCACTGGGGCTTTCTCAAACCGGCAGACTCGCGCTTGAAAAAGAACTCTACATTTACGCTGAAGCGACACAAAAACATCTGCGCCCAAAGCCGCGTCTTGATGTCGCACTACTTTTGAAACAGCACAACCTCACGCGCACGCACATTCACGCACTCATGGATTGCAGCGATGGTTTAGTGAACGAACTTCTGCATCTCACTCGCGGCAAACTCGGTGTTGAGATCAACCAAGAAGATCTGCCGATTGATAGCGATACTGAGGGACTTGCAATGAGTCTCAAGCAATCACCACTCGACAGCGCT
The sequence above is drawn from the Bdellovibrionales bacterium genome and encodes:
- the ppk1 gene encoding polyphosphate kinase 1, encoding MIGPKPSSSKKTTSKKRSTRKPKVVEHPLSSEKLFTNREVGWLHFNRRVLAEAEDSRNPLLERLRFLSISSSNMDEFFMKRVGGLKRQVAYGIAPKSSDAQTPQQQLTAIRQIVTPMIAEQDTCFEKKLKPALAEEGIHLIKWKDLAVKEKELVKKYYHKNVFPVLTPLSVDPGHPFPFISNLSTSLGVTLKHPERDEKLFARVKIPKVLPQWIRANPDGVNYRFVSLVEVIRENLADLFPSMQVTSAMAFRLTRNADSEHDQEDSEDLLETIEEELRQRRFAEVVRLEHGPNPDPWMIQFLMEELELSEEFLYELKGELDYTDLNMVYDTLNLPKLKYEPWTAVVPPTLAVDDANGFFGAIKVQDHILHHPYESFSSTVEKFIRLASDDPKVLAIKMTLYRTGDNSPFIRSLIRAAEAGKQVVCLVELKARFDEERNIYWAQELENAGVHVVYGVVGLKTHAKTALVVRQESEGLHCYSHIGTGNYNVTTSRFYTDLGLLTAREELTNEIVEFFHYLTGRSLKNSYEKLLVAPVNMFPRFKAMIEREGELAKAGKPAQIIAKFNNMEENDIAISLYQASQKGAEIDLIVRGFCCLRPKVPGMSERLRVTSIIGRFLEHSRIFYFRNGAADPIDGEFYIGSADWMYRNLHARVEAVVPIIDRGAREKIWEILQLSLKDERQSWQMTSEGNYIQRKSNEPGVQQVLMQLAKQRAKNIEESNSSGES
- the thiL gene encoding thiamine-phosphate kinase, giving the protein MQNTPREHNLIQNLKKLVNRHSPRTVVPLGDDAFVFKSFAENTVMAQDMMVEGVHFKTNYFSPADLGYKALAVNLSDLAAMGAKPHFAQVSLAVPKDVDENWILSFYSGMTALADQFGVEIAGGDLSQSPGPIMVDVSVIGEVGEAYTRSGAEPGDWLAVTGPLGLSQTGRLALEKELYIYAEATQKHLRPKPRLDVALLLKQHNLTRTHIHALMDCSDGLVNELLHLTRGKLGVEINQEDLPIDSDTEGLAMSLKQSPLDSALWGGEDYELLLAFPANKKDEIKYIFESADLDLFLIGKFNDSGKITLKNPQGEVEEIREFKGWNHFSK
- the sixA gene encoding phosphohistidine phosphatase SixA — translated: MELIIMRHGLAEDREEFAKKNAEDALRPLTMKGRKRTQKVAMKLRDWIDEIDLIVSSPFTRARQTAELVSQIFIETKVVEAAELVPTSPPHAFKRWLRAHGDEHKRILIVGHEPQLSILASFLMSGQTEALLELKKSGMLCLKIESFKTVTPGSAKLLWLMQPRHIVG